Within the bacterium genome, the region TTACGACGATTGTTGTTGGCAAATATGAGGATAAAGTCCGTTCTTTTTTTCTTGCCAATCCTGACTATTTTCCATTACGGACAAAAATAGGTAGGTTTCATTTCTTTGATGTTGCCAACTACAAATATTCCCTTTTAGATTATAATAAAGCAGTGGTTATTAAAGGGAAAATGGATGAAATTCACATTCGAGTATTAGAGGCAAAACAAAATACCACACTGGGGGTCAAAATTTCCTATTATCCCTTGTGGAAGGCGTCCATTGATAATATTCAATTAAAAGTTAGTCAGGATGAAATGGGTTTGATAAAGGTCAATCTGCCAGCAGGGAAAAATTACATTGTGAAGTTAAAATATGAAGAGGGACTGATGGAACAAATTGGCTGGATTATCACCATTTTATCATTAGTGAGTGGTTTTCTTTTGCTCTGTTGCCAGCCATTTTTTACTCAAGTAGTGAACAATGAGGCCGGCTAAGAAACCGCAAGCCATATTGGTCAATAGGGAAACACCAATGGTTACTATTAGAGGGATTATGTCTTTATTCAAATGAATATCTTTAGCAAATTTGGTCAGTTCTACGCCGACCAGAAACATCATCGCACCAATAATAGCGGTAGGGAAGAAGGTGAACAAGCCAGCGATTGAAGAGGCTAAAAACAACCCCATTACGATTTCAAGGATTCCTTCGATAATATTTGTCCCACCGGTTCGTGCCCCAAAGTAGTATTGACCGGCTAAACCACCTGCACCATGACACATAGGCATTCCTCCAAAAAATGGGACAATCAAGTTCATAATCCCCTGGTTATAAGAAAGTTGTTTTTCACTCACCGATTTATCTGGCCAGTATGTTTTAATTAATGAAGCTGTAGCAATCGTGGCGTTGGTAATTGTCAGCGGAATTTGTGCAAACCCTGCCAATAGTAATGTTTGCCAGACTTCATCAAGGCGAAAGGAAGTAATTGGTGGCAGGCTAAAATCAGGTGGAGTAACTTGCCTGAACTGTCCTTTGACCAACATCATTCCCACACCAAAAAATATCAAGACAACAGCGGCAGGGGCATAGCGATTTTGTCGTAATGTCAATACTATCACGATGGAAATAAGACCAACTATCCAGCCGGTCGAAAGCATTTTGAATGCCTGAATGGCCAGAAGTATCCCTAATGTTACCTGGATACCGCGTATAACAGAATTAGGTGTCCTCTTTGCCAAATAACCAACCGCACCACTTAGAGCAAAAAGTCCCCAGATAACACCCATCGCAAATCCAGAGGCGTAAACCATTGATGGTGACCAGTGTTGGGCAATAGCCATTACCGCCAGCACCTTCATCGGTTCAATAGGCATAGGTAGACGATAAACAAGACCAGTAATGATATTTGCCAGTCCCATCATCACCAGGAATCCTGATGGATTAAGCCCACAGATAACAATATAACCAATAGCCAGTGGAAAAAGTGTTCCAAAATCACCCATAGAGCCGGCTAACTCTCTTAGGTTAAATTCAAAGGATTTACTGATAGGAATTTGCTTTTTGCACA harbors:
- a CDS encoding putative sulfate/molybdate transporter encodes the protein MCKKQIPISKSFEFNLRELAGSMGDFGTLFPLAIGYIVICGLNPSGFLVMMGLANIITGLVYRLPMPIEPMKVLAVMAIAQHWSPSMVYASGFAMGVIWGLFALSGAVGYLAKRTPNSVIRGIQVTLGILLAIQAFKMLSTGWIVGLISIVIVLTLRQNRYAPAAVVLIFFGVGMMLVKGQFRQVTPPDFSLPPITSFRLDEVWQTLLLAGFAQIPLTITNATIATASLIKTYWPDKSVSEKQLSYNQGIMNLIVPFFGGMPMCHGAGGLAGQYYFGARTGGTNIIEGILEIVMGLFLASSIAGLFTFFPTAIIGAMMFLVGVELTKFAKDIHLNKDIIPLIVTIGVSLLTNMACGFLAGLIVHYLSKKWLATEQKKTTH